A genome region from Maridesulfovibrio salexigens DSM 2638 includes the following:
- a CDS encoding M24 family metallopeptidase: MSDLESNVVVPRSELEARWAKCRRFLPEVAPQAGGMLCFSRLQIYYLSGSFVNGAVWLPLEGEPVLFVRKSCDRANIESSIKNIVSFRSFKDLAPLAKELGQPLTEVMGAETAGLTWQLGEMLTSRMSEYKFVPGDMVLALSRAVKSEWELEIMREVGHLHHTALFEVLPELIETGMSELEIAKYLWNIFFELGHEGHMRMQTFNEEIFLGHISAGDSGIYPSSFNGPLGLRGVHPVSPFMGSGDKFWEKGTPLSVDCGFVMEGYHTDKTQVYWSGPKSSIPKEVLDAQYFCQDMQAMAADLLYPGNIVSDVYAKVMEQAEKEGFTEGFMGIGECKVPFIGHGIGLTVDGFPPIAKGFDIPIEEGMVFALEPKQGIPGIGMVGVENTFEVTADGAECLTGDDYDIICIE, encoded by the coding sequence ATGTCTGATCTGGAATCCAATGTTGTTGTTCCGCGTAGTGAACTTGAGGCCCGCTGGGCAAAGTGCCGTCGTTTCCTGCCCGAAGTAGCTCCTCAGGCGGGGGGCATGCTCTGCTTTTCGCGTTTGCAGATTTATTACCTCTCAGGCTCATTTGTCAACGGCGCAGTATGGCTTCCGCTGGAAGGAGAGCCTGTTCTTTTTGTCCGCAAATCTTGCGACCGAGCAAATATTGAAAGTTCCATCAAGAATATCGTGAGTTTCAGGTCTTTCAAGGATCTCGCCCCCCTTGCCAAAGAGTTGGGGCAGCCGCTGACCGAGGTTATGGGCGCAGAGACCGCAGGGCTGACATGGCAGCTTGGGGAAATGCTTACTTCCCGTATGTCCGAGTATAAATTTGTTCCCGGTGATATGGTTTTGGCTTTGTCTCGTGCTGTGAAGTCCGAGTGGGAACTGGAAATCATGCGTGAAGTGGGGCATCTACATCACACTGCGCTGTTTGAGGTTTTGCCGGAACTGATCGAGACAGGCATGAGCGAACTGGAGATAGCAAAATATCTTTGGAATATCTTTTTTGAGCTTGGTCATGAGGGACACATGCGCATGCAGACCTTCAACGAGGAAATTTTCCTCGGTCATATTTCTGCCGGTGATTCCGGTATTTACCCCAGTTCTTTCAACGGCCCGCTTGGGTTGCGCGGAGTGCATCCGGTTTCCCCGTTTATGGGCAGCGGCGATAAATTCTGGGAAAAAGGTACGCCTCTTTCAGTTGACTGCGGATTTGTCATGGAAGGGTATCATACCGATAAGACGCAGGTTTACTGGTCCGGCCCTAAAAGCTCCATTCCTAAGGAAGTTCTGGATGCCCAGTATTTTTGTCAGGATATGCAGGCCATGGCCGCAGATCTCCTTTATCCCGGAAATATTGTCAGCGATGTTTACGCCAAGGTCATGGAACAGGCTGAGAAGGAAGGATTCACAGAAGGATTCATGGGGATCGGCGAATGCAAGGTGCCCTTCATCGGGCACGGCATAGGTCTGACTGTGGACGGCTTTCCGCCCATTGCCAAAGGGTTTGATATTCCCATTGAGGAAGGCATGGTTTTCGCTCTTGAGCCGAAGCAGGGCATCCCCGGAATCGGCATGGTCGGGGTGGAAAACACTTTTGAAGTCACAGCTGACGGAGCAGAGTGCCTTACCGGTGATGATTACGATATCATTTGTATTGAGTAG
- a CDS encoding nitroreductase family protein, whose protein sequence is MDHPVIKDLNFRYACKKYDAAKRIPADKIAIIKEAMRLSPSSVNSQPWKFIIIESDEAKQRFHDTFANKFEFNQPHATEASHIILFAYNPYYTAEQYKKVVNAEVKSGHLPAEKHDEMMEKGMFFAGLNTDTKGYNGCWTKAQTYLALGNVLHTVARLGIDSTPMEGVDSELIGEIFKEELGGYVCETALALGYHLEGGDYNHGQPKARLPLEDVVTVL, encoded by the coding sequence ATGGATCACCCTGTCATCAAAGACCTTAACTTCCGCTATGCCTGTAAAAAATACGATGCGGCCAAACGCATTCCTGCCGACAAGATAGCAATCATCAAAGAAGCCATGCGCTTGTCGCCTTCATCAGTTAATTCGCAGCCATGGAAATTTATTATTATCGAAAGTGACGAAGCGAAGCAACGTTTCCACGACACTTTCGCCAATAAATTCGAATTCAACCAGCCCCACGCGACTGAAGCATCACATATAATTCTATTTGCTTACAACCCGTACTACACAGCAGAACAGTACAAAAAAGTTGTTAATGCCGAAGTTAAATCAGGGCACCTCCCAGCTGAGAAACATGACGAAATGATGGAAAAAGGAATGTTCTTTGCCGGCCTGAACACGGACACGAAAGGCTACAACGGCTGCTGGACCAAGGCTCAGACCTATCTTGCACTGGGTAATGTTCTGCATACAGTCGCACGCCTTGGAATTGACTCTACTCCCATGGAAGGCGTTGATTCTGAACTTATCGGTGAAATATTCAAGGAAGAACTTGGCGGATACGTCTGCGAAACAGCACTGGCGCTGGGCTATCATCTGGAAGGCGGAGACTATAACCACGGGCAACCTAAAGCAAGGCTTCCCCTGGAAGATGTCGTAACAGTTTTATAA
- a CDS encoding AMIN domain-containing protein produces MTKKQKKIIQCPFCDSNRLYFRRGLVSDVLISLLVPVRSYSCGSCSRSFRLFGNYFTSKQALIHIFGALAILAFINPQLLLPESWLLQEEQKVTKQTEQAETEIIESEPEKELPLLSMAIANATNSSVAIDNGTVTFPVANGTVNATMPNATQENATSKTILAFNGTDVSNATTVAENVDAKEPEDAKHGLQEGKLKSIYFKEVDRKTRISLDLGGSPLSYTSFFLKDPNRLVVDIQGKWDYFGPTVLKPENPIFSRFRIGIYDDKIRMVMDLKGQTPAPVINKTASGLDIDVK; encoded by the coding sequence ATGACTAAAAAGCAGAAAAAAATTATTCAATGCCCGTTTTGCGATAGCAACCGCTTGTACTTCAGGCGGGGGCTGGTTTCTGACGTGCTAATTTCGCTGCTCGTACCTGTCAGGTCATACTCCTGCGGTTCATGCAGTCGCAGTTTCCGTCTTTTCGGGAACTACTTCACCAGCAAGCAGGCCCTGATTCATATTTTCGGTGCTTTGGCAATCCTCGCCTTCATTAATCCGCAACTGCTGCTCCCTGAAAGCTGGCTACTCCAAGAGGAACAGAAAGTAACAAAGCAAACGGAACAGGCTGAGACTGAAATTATTGAATCCGAGCCGGAAAAGGAACTCCCTTTGCTGTCTATGGCAATTGCCAATGCAACCAACAGCAGTGTTGCGATTGATAATGGAACTGTTACCTTTCCTGTTGCTAATGGTACTGTCAACGCAACTATGCCCAACGCAACGCAGGAAAACGCTACTTCAAAAACCATTCTGGCCTTCAACGGAACGGATGTAAGCAACGCAACGACTGTTGCTGAGAATGTTGACGCGAAAGAGCCGGAAGACGCAAAACACGGCCTGCAGGAAGGCAAGCTTAAATCAATCTATTTCAAAGAAGTGGACAGAAAAACCAGAATCAGCCTTGATCTCGGTGGTTCGCCCCTGTCCTACACATCGTTCTTCTTGAAAGATCCAAACCGCCTTGTGGTCGATATCCAAGGCAAATGGGATTACTTCGGCCCCACCGTGCTTAAGCCGGAAAACCCGATTTTCTCACGATTCAGGATCGGCATCTACGATGACAAAATCCGCATGGTCATGGACCTGAAAGGGCAGACGCCGGCGCCAGTCATCAACAAGACTGCCAGCGGACTTGATATTGATGTGAAGTAG